TACTTTCAAAATAGCCGTGTCTGTTTTATATGGCCTGCATCCATCAAACCTGGACCTAAATCTGGTGTGCAGTTGGGGTTTTGTAATGGATACCTTTTGAACGATCCCAAACAAAAACTCGAAAAAGAAAATCGTAAACAAGTATATTGTCTTACTTTCCATTCTCCCGAAGAGATTGATTCAAAACTTCTCCTTCCTTATATACAAAACGCAGTAGAAATCGATAAAACTTTGTATAAACCTAAAAAAGAAACCAAACACCTAACTCAAAAGTAATTGTAAAAAACAATTTCGTGCGTTCCCGATTGGATTGATTTTTAATGGAAAATTCAGAAAAAGGGTCGGGTCACTGCGGGGTGCGCTGACGCTCCCGTCACCAACCATCTAACGATGGTAGGTGACCAAGCCCTGCGTCCCCCTAACGCGAGTAGTGGGAACTTAAGTTTTACAATTCTATACTAACTTTTCCCTTTTTGTACCCAGAAAAAAATAAGCACGAGAAGTCCAATTCCGGTAATTCCAATCAATTGCCACCATCCACTTTTACCTGTATCGTGCAACCTACGTGCACCCACACTCAAACTCGGTAACAGTACAGCTAAGGAGAAAATGCCTCCGATAATTGGTAAGATCATATTCAGTGCTGCACTAATGATAATGCAGAAAACAATCCACCACCAGAATTCTGGTCTTTTCGCATTGCCGCTAAAATCAGCATACTTTTGTAAACATACTTTGATCGCATCTTGGAATGACATATAGTTTCTACCTTCCAGTGAATTACTAAATTTGTTTCGTCACAAACGAGGCATATTAGAAATTAATTATTTATAAAGTAAAGTAAAAAAAGGAAAAAACATCATCTATTTCCAAACCATGTCCCCTGATCCGAAAATTAAATACAATAGAACAGCTACCAGGCGTTAAAGATTGCAAAGATAACACTCTCCATACGCAGTTTCAGTGAACTGTCCCTATCCAAAAATTGCAGTCGACGAACAATTTGCTTATTTTCTAATATGCATAAGGATTGGATGTTAGATGTTTTTTTGGAAGGGAATACAATCAATTTGGATTCGCAAAAATAGCGAAAATCAGGCACTCAATGGATTAAGAGCCCTGGCAATTATCAGTGTCCTTTTGTTTCACACTGTTCCTAGTTTAGGAATGATAGGCTGGGAAAATTCATTTATTACCAGATTCTTTCATACATTAGATTCTGGTGTTGCTCTATTTTTTGTCTTAAGTGGTTATTTAATTTCAGAAGGACTTAAAAAAGAATGGAACCTCCACAAAAAGATAAACTTAAAACATTTTTTTATCAAACGGAGCATGAGAATATTTCCTGCTTATTATTTTTATCTAATCATAACATTTTTAATTGTAACAGCCATGATCCAAAAAGGAGGGACTGACTTCTCACTTAGCCAAACCCAACAGAATTCTAATTCTCCATTATTAGCTTCTTATCAAAACTTTAAATATGATTTAGTTTACTTATCAGATTATAT
The genomic region above belongs to Leptospira terpstrae serovar Hualin str. LT 11-33 = ATCC 700639 and contains:
- a CDS encoding DUF1801 domain-containing protein; the encoded protein is MNDKFELFYSSLTETELSIVLRLKEILKPFETLEERISYSVLYYFQNSRVCFIWPASIKPGPKSGVQLGFCNGYLLNDPKQKLEKENRKQVYCLTFHSPEEIDSKLLLPYIQNAVEIDKTLYKPKKETKHLTQK
- a CDS encoding DUF805 domain-containing protein; this encodes MSFQDAIKVCLQKYADFSGNAKRPEFWWWIVFCIIISAALNMILPIIGGIFSLAVLLPSLSVGARRLHDTGKSGWWQLIGITGIGLLVLIFFWVQKGKS